In the genome of Paramisgurnus dabryanus chromosome 18, PD_genome_1.1, whole genome shotgun sequence, one region contains:
- the LOC135721841 gene encoding beta-1,3-galactosyl-O-glycosyl-glycoprotein beta-1,6-N-acetylglucosaminyltransferase 4-like isoform X2, which yields MRRLWKKPIHLCLSLTLILCIFIKIVLRVKEDILHLNTRCHTGVSEIQQLTVKYGISCSAIYDMEPAEVGKSFVARQNKSFVGPTDKSIVNATSDCDRFIASKGYGAVQGSEFEHEFPLAYSLVVHKNADLVERLLRAIYMPHNVYCIHYDLKSSDDFISAMQGLARCIPNVFIASKLERVQYAGISRLKADLNCLSDLLESEVKWKYVINLCGQDFPLRTNAELVSDLKKLNGTNMVETRQPGTKTWRWRFRHALKNNISEYYESPKNIFEEKSPPPHNIEMFVGSAYITISREFAIFVRLSSLARRFLAWSEDTYSPDEHFWATLVRVPGVPGEVPRSDPDITELISKTRLVKWLGFENIHYPPCTGVYQREVCIFGAAELRWLLDYGHWFVNKVDPKVDPILIECLEEKLLEKQLMSKQKSNLLGLKRVCSTL from the coding sequence ATGAGAAGACTGTGGAAAAAGCCCATACACTTGTGTTTATCACTAACactcattttatgcattttcatTAAAATTGTTTTGAGAGTAAAGGAAGACATTCTCCACCTTAATACTCGCTGCCATACAGGAGTGTCTGAGATACAGCAACTGACAGTAAAATATGGCATTAGTTGCTCTGCAATATATGACATGGAACCAGCGGAAGTGGGAAAATCTTTCGTCGCCCGTCAAAACAAAAGCTTTGTGGGGCCAACTGACAAGAGTATTGTGAATGCCACGTCTGATTGCGATCGTTTTATAGCATCAAAGGGTTATGGTGCGGTACAAGGCTCTGAGTTTGAGCATGAATTTCCTCTTGCTTACTCTTTGGTCGTTCACAAGAATGCCGATCTTGTTGAGAGGTTGCTCAGGGCCATTTATATGCCACATAATGTTTACTGCATACATTATGACCTGAAGTCTTCAGATGACTTTATTTCAGCGATGCAAGGTCTGGCCCGCTGCATCCCTAACGTCTTCATTGCCTCAAAACTGGAGAGGGTGCAATATGCAGGCATCTCACGCCTCAAAGCAGATCTTAATTGTCTGTCTGATCTCCTGGAGTCTGAGGTGAAGTGGAAGTATGTCATCAATCTGTGTGGTCAGGACTTTCCACTGCGGACGAATGCTGAACTGGTGTCAGATCTAAAGAAGCTTAATGGCACGAACATGGTGGAGACCAGACAGCCTGGTACGAAGACTTGGCGCTGGAGATTTCGCCATGCCCTGAAGAATAACATATCTGAATACTATGAATCacctaaaaacatttttgaggAGAAATCCCCGCCACCTCATAACATAGAAATGTTTGTGGGCAGTGCATACATTACAATCTCACGAGAATTTGCCATTTTTGTTCGGTTGAGTTCTTTAGCCAGACGTTTTTTAGCTTGGTCTGAGGACACATACTCACCTGATGAACATTTTTGGGCAACTCTTGTTCGTGTGCCTGGAGTACCAGGAGAGGTGCCAAGATCTGACCCTGATATCACCGAACTGATAAGTAAAACGCGTCTGGTGAAGTGGCTTGGTTTTGAAAATATTCATTACCCACCATGCACTGGAGTCTATCAAAGGGAAGTGTGTATTTTTGGTGCTGCTGAGCTCAGATGGCTTCTTGATTATGGTCACTGGTTTGTTAACAAAGTGGACCCAAAGGTGGATCCTATTCTTATTGAATGTTTAGAGGAGAAGCTTTTGGAAAAACAATTGATGTCAAAACAAAAGTCAAATCTTTTGGGACTGAAAAGGGTTTGCTCCACACTTTGA
- the LOC135721841 gene encoding beta-1,3-galactosyl-O-glycosyl-glycoprotein beta-1,6-N-acetylglucosaminyltransferase 4-like isoform X1, which produces MTPNRMRRLWKKPIHLCLSLTLILCIFIKIVLRVKEDILHLNTRCHTGVSEIQQLTVKYGISCSAIYDMEPAEVGKSFVARQNKSFVGPTDKSIVNATSDCDRFIASKGYGAVQGSEFEHEFPLAYSLVVHKNADLVERLLRAIYMPHNVYCIHYDLKSSDDFISAMQGLARCIPNVFIASKLERVQYAGISRLKADLNCLSDLLESEVKWKYVINLCGQDFPLRTNAELVSDLKKLNGTNMVETRQPGTKTWRWRFRHALKNNISEYYESPKNIFEEKSPPPHNIEMFVGSAYITISREFAIFVRLSSLARRFLAWSEDTYSPDEHFWATLVRVPGVPGEVPRSDPDITELISKTRLVKWLGFENIHYPPCTGVYQREVCIFGAAELRWLLDYGHWFVNKVDPKVDPILIECLEEKLLEKQLMSKQKSNLLGLKRVCSTL; this is translated from the exons ATGACTCCAAACAG AATGAGAAGACTGTGGAAAAAGCCCATACACTTGTGTTTATCACTAACactcattttatgcattttcatTAAAATTGTTTTGAGAGTAAAGGAAGACATTCTCCACCTTAATACTCGCTGCCATACAGGAGTGTCTGAGATACAGCAACTGACAGTAAAATATGGCATTAGTTGCTCTGCAATATATGACATGGAACCAGCGGAAGTGGGAAAATCTTTCGTCGCCCGTCAAAACAAAAGCTTTGTGGGGCCAACTGACAAGAGTATTGTGAATGCCACGTCTGATTGCGATCGTTTTATAGCATCAAAGGGTTATGGTGCGGTACAAGGCTCTGAGTTTGAGCATGAATTTCCTCTTGCTTACTCTTTGGTCGTTCACAAGAATGCCGATCTTGTTGAGAGGTTGCTCAGGGCCATTTATATGCCACATAATGTTTACTGCATACATTATGACCTGAAGTCTTCAGATGACTTTATTTCAGCGATGCAAGGTCTGGCCCGCTGCATCCCTAACGTCTTCATTGCCTCAAAACTGGAGAGGGTGCAATATGCAGGCATCTCACGCCTCAAAGCAGATCTTAATTGTCTGTCTGATCTCCTGGAGTCTGAGGTGAAGTGGAAGTATGTCATCAATCTGTGTGGTCAGGACTTTCCACTGCGGACGAATGCTGAACTGGTGTCAGATCTAAAGAAGCTTAATGGCACGAACATGGTGGAGACCAGACAGCCTGGTACGAAGACTTGGCGCTGGAGATTTCGCCATGCCCTGAAGAATAACATATCTGAATACTATGAATCacctaaaaacatttttgaggAGAAATCCCCGCCACCTCATAACATAGAAATGTTTGTGGGCAGTGCATACATTACAATCTCACGAGAATTTGCCATTTTTGTTCGGTTGAGTTCTTTAGCCAGACGTTTTTTAGCTTGGTCTGAGGACACATACTCACCTGATGAACATTTTTGGGCAACTCTTGTTCGTGTGCCTGGAGTACCAGGAGAGGTGCCAAGATCTGACCCTGATATCACCGAACTGATAAGTAAAACGCGTCTGGTGAAGTGGCTTGGTTTTGAAAATATTCATTACCCACCATGCACTGGAGTCTATCAAAGGGAAGTGTGTATTTTTGGTGCTGCTGAGCTCAGATGGCTTCTTGATTATGGTCACTGGTTTGTTAACAAAGTGGACCCAAAGGTGGATCCTATTCTTATTGAATGTTTAGAGGAGAAGCTTTTGGAAAAACAATTGATGTCAAAACAAAAGTCAAATCTTTTGGGACTGAAAAGGGTTTGCTCCACACTTTGA
- the LOC135721840 gene encoding beta-1,3-galactosyl-O-glycosyl-glycoprotein beta-1,6-N-acetylglucosaminyltransferase 4-like, with the protein MARLCRRRIKKVVPFYMTLILLMCALTVIFSRVNEDDCCLNTFGATGLFDRQRLTVKYGISCSAIYEMEPVEVAKSEFIRKNKSYVGPTDMNIVNVTSDCDRFIATKGYGAVQGSESEREFPLAYSLVVHKNADLVERMLRAIYMPHNVYCIHCDLKSSDDFISAMQGLARCIPNVFIASKLERVQYASISRLKADLNCLSDLLESEVKWKYVINLCGQDFPLRTNAELVSDLKKLNGTNMVESKRPGMKKVRWSFHYALKNNKSDYNSFPMITPEEKPPPPHNIEMFVGSAYFTLSRKFALYVHWSSLATDFLAWSEDTYSPDEHFWGTLVRVPGVPGEVPRSDPDISELTSKTRLVKWEYLEGSLYPACTGEHIRAVCIFGAAELRWLLDYGHWFANKVDPKVDPILIECLEEKLLEKQLMSL; encoded by the coding sequence ATGGCGAGACTGTGTCGTCGGCGCATCAAAAAGGTTGTACCTTTTTATATGACATTGATACTCCTAATGTGTGCTTTAACAGTCATATTTTCAAGAGTGAATGAAGACGACTGTTGCCTTAATACCTTCGGGGCAACAGGATTGTTTGACAGACAACGATTGACAGTAAAATATGGCATCAGTTGTTCTGCAATATATGAGATGGAACCAGTGGAAGTGGCAAAATCTGAATTCATTCGTAAAAACAAAAGCTATGTGGGGCCAACTGACATGAATATTGTGAATGTCACCTCTGATTGTGATCGATTTATAGCAACAAAGGGTTATGGTGCAGTACAAGGCTCTGAGTCTGAGCGTGAATTTCCTCTTGCTTACTCTTTGGTCGTTCACAAGAATGCTGATCTTGTGGAGAGGATGCTAAGGGCCATTTATATGCCACATAATGTTTACTGTATACATTGTGACCTGAAGTCTTCAGATGACTTTATTTCAGCGATGCAAGGTCTGGCCCGCTGCATCCCTAACGTCTTTATTGCCTCAAAACTGGAGAGGGTGCAGTATGCGAGCATCTCACGTCTCAAAGCAGATCTTAATTGTCTGTCTGATCTCCTGGAGTCTGAGGTGAAGTGGAAGTATGTCATCAATCTGTGTGGTCAGGACTTTCCACTGCGGACGAATGCTGAACTGGTGTCAGATCTTAAGAAGCTGAATGGCACGAACATGGTGGAGAGCAAGCGACCAGGAATGAAGAAAGTGCGTTGGAGTTTCCACTATGCCCTGAAAAATAACAAATCTGATTACAATTCATTTCCTATGATAACACCTGAGGAGAAACCTCCGCCACCTCATAACATCGAAATGTTTGTGGGCAGTGCATACTTTACACTCTCACGGAAATTTGCGCTTTATGTTCATTGGAGTTCTCTAGCCACAGATTTCTTGGCTTGGTCTGAGGACACATACTCACCTGATGAACATTTTTGGGGAACTCTTGTTCGTGTGCCTGGAGTGCCAGGAGAGGTGCCAAGATCTGACCCTGATATCTCAGAACTGACAAGTAAAACCCGTCTGGTGAAGTGGGAATATTTAGAAGGGAGTCTTTACCCAGCATGCACTGGGGAGCATATACGGGCTGTGTGTATTTTTGGTGCTGCTGAGCTCAGATGGCTTCTTGACTATGGTCACTGGTTTGCTAATAAAGTGGACCCAAAAGTGGATCCTATTCTTATTGAATGTTTAGAAGAGAAGCTTTTAGAAAAACAACTGATGTCTTTATGA
- the LOC135721367 gene encoding beta-1,3-galactosyl-O-glycosyl-glycoprotein beta-1,6-N-acetylglucosaminyltransferase 4-like, whose amino-acid sequence MRRLMCHCNQIKVLFIFLTLTLLCVFIFREARVSERPRFIVKYGINCSAIYDMEPVEVGKSLVARKNEYVGPTDMNILNATSDCDWFIASKGYNAVQGSEFEREFPLAYSLVVHKNADLVERLLRAIYMPHNVYCIHYDLKSSDDFISAMQGLARCIPNVFIASKLERVQYAGISRLKADLNCLSDLLESEVKWKYVINLCGQDFPLRTNAELVSDLKKLNGTNMVETRQPGTKTWRWRFRKALKNNISEYYESPKNLSEEKSPPPHNIEMFVGSAYFTISREFAIFVQLSSLARRFLAWSEDTYSPDEHFWATLVRVPGVPGEVPRSDPDITELISKTRLVKWLGFENIHYPPCTGVYQREVCIFGAAELRWLLDYGHWFVNKVDPKVDPILIECLEEKLLEKQLMSKQQSNLLGQTRGCSTL is encoded by the coding sequence ATGAGAAGATTGATGTGTCATTGCAACCAGATAAAGGTTCTCTTTATCTTTTTAACACTGACACTActatgtgtttttatttttcggGAAGCAAGAGTGTCTGAGAGGCCACGGTTCATAGTAAAATATGGCATTAACTGCTCAGCAATATATGACATGGAACCAGTGGAAGTGGGCAAATCATTAGTTGCCCGAAAAAATGAATATGTGGGGCCAACTGACATGAATATTTTAAATGCCACCTCTGATTGTGATTGGTTTATAGCGTCAAAGGGTTATAATGCGGTACAAGGGTCTGAATTTGAACGTGAATTTCCTCTGGCTTACTCTTTGGTCGTTCACAAGAATGCAGATCTTGTGGAGAGGTTGCTAAGGGCCATTTATATGCCACATAATGTTTATTGCATACATTATGACCTGAAGTCTTCAGATGACTTTATTTCAGCGATGCAAGGTCTGGCCCGCTGCATCCCTAACGTCTTCATTGCCTCAAAACTGGAGAGGGTGCAGTATGCAGGCATCTCACGCCTCAAAGCAGATCTCAATTGTCTGTCTGATCTCCTGGAGTCTGAGGTGAAGTGGAAGTATGTCATCAATCTGTGTGGTCAGGACTTTCCACTGCGGACGAATGCTGAACTAGTGTCAGATCTAAAGAAGCTTAATGGCACGAACATGGTGGAGACCAGACAGCCTGGTACGAAGACTTGGCGCTGGAGATTTCGCAAAGCCCTGAAGAATAACATATCTGAATACTATGAATCACCTAAAAACCTTTCTGAGGAGAAATCCCCACCACCTCATAACATAGAAATGTTTGTGGGCAGTGCATATTTTACAATCTCACGAGAATTTGCCATTTTTGTTCAGTTGAGTTCTTTAGCCAGACGTTTTTTAGCTTGGTCTGAGGACACATACTCACCTGATGAACATTTTTGGGCAACTCTTGTTCGTGTGCCTGGAGTACCAGGAGAGGTGCCAAGATCTGACCCTGATATCACCGAACTGATAAGTAAAACGCGTCTGGTGAAGTGGCTTGGTTTTGAAAATATTCATTACCCACCATGCACTGGAGTCTATCAAAGGGAAGTGTGTATTTTTGGTGCTGCTGAGCTCAGATGGCTTCTTGATTATGGTCACTGGTTTGTTAACAAAGTGGACCCAAAGGTGGATCCTATTCTTATTGAATGTTTAGAGGAGAAGCTTTTGGAAAAACAATTGATGTCAAAACAACAGTCAAATCTTTTGGGACAGACAAGGGGTTGCTCCACACTTTGA